A genomic region of Amblyraja radiata isolate CabotCenter1 chromosome 16, sAmbRad1.1.pri, whole genome shotgun sequence contains the following coding sequences:
- the LOC116982130 gene encoding zinc finger protein 572-like isoform X3, whose product MVDGVMQGDCHPCPHCTVAFSTVEFLTRHLRRHPEAPRPTSTGQPSSSRVNTDSQHQRGQRPFTPSDGIGKSGAIQGRIVERRHECPDCGKCFTHVAHLHVHQRTHTGERPYKCPDCGKGFAQAGDLHRHQRTHTGERPYKCPDCGKGFADSGTLRKHQRTHTGERPYKCPDCGKSFADSGNLQLHQRTHTGERPYKCPDCGKGFVHPGNLHRHQRTHTGERPYTCPDCGKSFSYLRQQKAHTCLETCPV is encoded by the exons a TGGTAGATGGAGTGATGCAAGGAGACTGCCATCCCTGCCCTCACTGCACTGTTGCATTTAGCACAGTGGAGTTCCTCACAAGGCACTTAAGAAGGCATCCTGAAGCCCCCAGACCAACATCCACTGGGCAACCTTCTTCCTCCAGAGTGAACACTGATTCACAACATCAACGTGGGCAGAGGCCGTTCACCCCATCTGACGGAATTGGGAAATCAGGTGCTATTCAAGGACGAATAGTGGAGAGACGGCATGAATGTCCTGACTGTGGGAAGTGTTTCACGCACGTAGCGCACCTCCACGTACACCAGCGAACCCACACCGGAGAGAGGCCGTACAAATGTCCTGACTGTGGGAAGGGCTTTGCACAGGCAGGGGACCTCCACAGacaccagcggacccacaccggAGAGAGGCCGTACAAATGTCCTGACTGTGGGAAGGGCTTTGCAGACTCAGGGACCCTCCGGAAACACCAGCGGACCCACACTGGAGAGAGGCCGTACAAATGTCCTGACTGTGGGAAGAGCTTTGCAGACTCAGGGAACCTCCAACtacaccagcggacccacaccggAGAGAGGCCGTACAAATGTCCTGACTGTGGGAAGGGCTTTGTACACCCAGGGAACCTCCACAGacaccagcggacccacaccggAGAGAGGCCGTACACATGTCCTGACTGTGGGAAGAGCTTTTCTTATCTCCGTCAGCAGAAAGCTCACACCTGCCTTGAAACGTGCCCCGTGTGA
- the LOC116982130 gene encoding zinc finger protein 572-like isoform X1, with protein MSLVDGVMQGDCHPCPHCTVAFSTVEFLTRHLRRHPEAPRPTSTGQPSSSRVNTDSQHQRGQRPFTPSDGIGKSGAIQGRIVERRHECPDCGKCFTHVAHLHVHQRTHTGERPYKCPDCGKGFAQAGDLHRHQRTHTGERPYKCPDCGKGFADSGTLRKHQRTHTGERPYKCPDCGKSFADSGNLQLHQRTHTGERPYKCPDCGKGFVHPGNLHRHQRTHTGERPYTCPDCGKSFSYLRQQKAHTCLETCPV; from the exons ATGAGCC TGGTAGATGGAGTGATGCAAGGAGACTGCCATCCCTGCCCTCACTGCACTGTTGCATTTAGCACAGTGGAGTTCCTCACAAGGCACTTAAGAAGGCATCCTGAAGCCCCCAGACCAACATCCACTGGGCAACCTTCTTCCTCCAGAGTGAACACTGATTCACAACATCAACGTGGGCAGAGGCCGTTCACCCCATCTGACGGAATTGGGAAATCAGGTGCTATTCAAGGACGAATAGTGGAGAGACGGCATGAATGTCCTGACTGTGGGAAGTGTTTCACGCACGTAGCGCACCTCCACGTACACCAGCGAACCCACACCGGAGAGAGGCCGTACAAATGTCCTGACTGTGGGAAGGGCTTTGCACAGGCAGGGGACCTCCACAGacaccagcggacccacaccggAGAGAGGCCGTACAAATGTCCTGACTGTGGGAAGGGCTTTGCAGACTCAGGGACCCTCCGGAAACACCAGCGGACCCACACTGGAGAGAGGCCGTACAAATGTCCTGACTGTGGGAAGAGCTTTGCAGACTCAGGGAACCTCCAACtacaccagcggacccacaccggAGAGAGGCCGTACAAATGTCCTGACTGTGGGAAGGGCTTTGTACACCCAGGGAACCTCCACAGacaccagcggacccacaccggAGAGAGGCCGTACACATGTCCTGACTGTGGGAAGAGCTTTTCTTATCTCCGTCAGCAGAAAGCTCACACCTGCCTTGAAACGTGCCCCGTGTGA
- the LOC116982130 gene encoding zinc finger protein 239-like isoform X5 — protein MSLVDGVMQGDCHPCPHCTVAFSTVEFLTRHLRRHPEAPRPTSTGQPSSSRVNTDSQHQRGQRPFTPSDGIGKSGAIQGRIVERRHECPDCGKCFTHVAHLHVHQRTHTGERPYKCPDCGKGFAQAGDLHRHQRTHTGERPYKCPDCGKGFADSGTLRKHQRTHTGERPYKCPDCGKSFADSGNLQLHQRTHTGERPYKCPDCGKSFSYLRQQKAHTCLETCPV, from the exons ATGAGCC TGGTAGATGGAGTGATGCAAGGAGACTGCCATCCCTGCCCTCACTGCACTGTTGCATTTAGCACAGTGGAGTTCCTCACAAGGCACTTAAGAAGGCATCCTGAAGCCCCCAGACCAACATCCACTGGGCAACCTTCTTCCTCCAGAGTGAACACTGATTCACAACATCAACGTGGGCAGAGGCCGTTCACCCCATCTGACGGAATTGGGAAATCAGGTGCTATTCAAGGACGAATAGTGGAGAGACGGCATGAATGTCCTGACTGTGGGAAGTGTTTCACGCACGTAGCGCACCTCCACGTACACCAGCGAACCCACACCGGAGAGAGGCCGTACAAATGTCCTGACTGTGGGAAGGGCTTTGCACAGGCAGGGGACCTCCACAGacaccagcggacccacaccggAGAGAGGCCGTACAAATGTCCTGACTGTGGGAAGGGCTTTGCAGACTCAGGGACCCTCCGGAAACACCAGCGGACCCACACTGGAGAGAGGCCGTACAAATGTCCTGACTGTGGGAAGAGCTTTGCAGACTCAGGGAACCTCCAACtacaccagcggacccacaccggAGAGAGGCCGTACAAATGTCCTGACTGTGGGAAG AGCTTTTCTTATCTCCGTCAGCAGAAAGCTCACACCTGCCTTGAAACGTGCCCCGTGTGA
- the LOC116982130 gene encoding zinc finger protein 572-like isoform X4, whose product MVDGVMQGDCHPCPHCTVAFSTVEFLTRHLRRHPEAPRPTSTGQPSSSRVNTDSQHQRGQRPFTPSDGIGKSGAIQGRIVERRHECPDCGKCFTHVAHLHVHQRTHTGERPYKCPDCGKGFAQAGDLHRHQRTHTGERPYKCPDCGKGFADSGTLRKHQRTHTGERPYKCPDCGKSFADSGNLQLHQRTHTGERPYKCPDCGKGFVHPGNLHRHQRTHTGERPYTCPDCGKSFSYLRQQKAHTCLETCPV is encoded by the exons A TGGTAGATGGAGTGATGCAAGGAGACTGCCATCCCTGCCCTCACTGCACTGTTGCATTTAGCACAGTGGAGTTCCTCACAAGGCACTTAAGAAGGCATCCTGAAGCCCCCAGACCAACATCCACTGGGCAACCTTCTTCCTCCAGAGTGAACACTGATTCACAACATCAACGTGGGCAGAGGCCGTTCACCCCATCTGACGGAATTGGGAAATCAGGTGCTATTCAAGGACGAATAGTGGAGAGACGGCATGAATGTCCTGACTGTGGGAAGTGTTTCACGCACGTAGCGCACCTCCACGTACACCAGCGAACCCACACCGGAGAGAGGCCGTACAAATGTCCTGACTGTGGGAAGGGCTTTGCACAGGCAGGGGACCTCCACAGacaccagcggacccacaccggAGAGAGGCCGTACAAATGTCCTGACTGTGGGAAGGGCTTTGCAGACTCAGGGACCCTCCGGAAACACCAGCGGACCCACACTGGAGAGAGGCCGTACAAATGTCCTGACTGTGGGAAGAGCTTTGCAGACTCAGGGAACCTCCAACtacaccagcggacccacaccggAGAGAGGCCGTACAAATGTCCTGACTGTGGGAAGGGCTTTGTACACCCAGGGAACCTCCACAGacaccagcggacccacaccggAGAGAGGCCGTACACATGTCCTGACTGTGGGAAGAGCTTTTCTTATCTCCGTCAGCAGAAAGCTCACACCTGCCTTGAAACGTGCCCCGTGTGA
- the LOC116982130 gene encoding zinc finger protein 572-like isoform X2, whose amino-acid sequence MSLVDGVMQGDCHPCPHCTVAFSTVEFLTRHLRRHPEAPRPTSTGQPSSSRVNTDSQHQRGQRPFTPSDGIGKSGAIQGRIVERRHECPDCGKCFTHVAHLHVHQRTHTGERPYKCPDCGKGFAQAGDLHRHQRTHTGERPYKCPDCGKGFADSGTLRKHQRTHTGERPYKCPDCGKSFADSGNLQLHQRTHTGERPYKCPDCGKGFVHPGNLHRHQRTHTGERPYTCPDCGKSFSYLRQQKAHTCLETCPV is encoded by the exons atgagcc TGGTAGATGGAGTGATGCAAGGAGACTGCCATCCCTGCCCTCACTGCACTGTTGCATTTAGCACAGTGGAGTTCCTCACAAGGCACTTAAGAAGGCATCCTGAAGCCCCCAGACCAACATCCACTGGGCAACCTTCTTCCTCCAGAGTGAACACTGATTCACAACATCAACGTGGGCAGAGGCCGTTCACCCCATCTGACGGAATTGGGAAATCAGGTGCTATTCAAGGACGAATAGTGGAGAGACGGCATGAATGTCCTGACTGTGGGAAGTGTTTCACGCACGTAGCGCACCTCCACGTACACCAGCGAACCCACACCGGAGAGAGGCCGTACAAATGTCCTGACTGTGGGAAGGGCTTTGCACAGGCAGGGGACCTCCACAGacaccagcggacccacaccggAGAGAGGCCGTACAAATGTCCTGACTGTGGGAAGGGCTTTGCAGACTCAGGGACCCTCCGGAAACACCAGCGGACCCACACTGGAGAGAGGCCGTACAAATGTCCTGACTGTGGGAAGAGCTTTGCAGACTCAGGGAACCTCCAACtacaccagcggacccacaccggAGAGAGGCCGTACAAATGTCCTGACTGTGGGAAGGGCTTTGTACACCCAGGGAACCTCCACAGacaccagcggacccacaccggAGAGAGGCCGTACACATGTCCTGACTGTGGGAAGAGCTTTTCTTATCTCCGTCAGCAGAAAGCTCACACCTGCCTTGAAACGTGCCCCGTGTGA
- the LOC116982272 gene encoding zinc finger protein 239-like codes for KRYECDVCGKVWQRPSQLEVHRRVHTGEPPFNCSECDKTFKTTSDLNVHRQVHTGVEPHGCSTCGKSFTHLSGLRDHLRVHSSERPFTCSDCGKGFKLSKGLKMHWRVHTGERPFTCSDCGKGFTQSSNLLVHQRTHTGERPYICAQCGKGFTHSGNLLQHQRTHTGERPYTCAQCGKGFTHSCNLLQHQHTHTGERPYTCTQCGKGFTDSSNLLKHHRIHTGERPYTCAQCGKGFTQSCSLLMHQRSEEGS; via the exons aagcgttatgaatgcgacgtgtgtggcaaggtctggcagagaccgagccagttggaggtccaccggcgggtgcacacaggaGAACCCCCCTTCAACTGCTCAGAGTGCGACAAGACTTTCAAGACGACGAGTGACCTGAATGTCCATCGGCAAGTGCACACGGGCGTGGAGCCCcatggctgctccacatgcggcaagagctttacccatTTGTCGGGGCTGCGCGACCAcctgcgggtgcacagcagtgagcggcccttcacctgctccgactgcggcaaaggcttcaagttgtCCAAGGGCCTGAAGATGCACTGGCGGGTGCATACtggggagcggcccttcacctgcagcgactgtggcaagggcttcacccaatccagcaacctgctggtgcaccagcgcacccacaccggagagcgcccctacatctgcgcccagtgcggcaagggtttcacccactccggcaacctgctgcagcaccagcgcacccacaccggagagcgcccctacacctgcgcccagtgcggcaagggtttcacccactcctgcaacctgctgcagcaccagcacacgcacaccggcgagcgcccctacacctgcacccagtgtggcaagggtttcaccgactccagcaacctgctgaagcaccaccgcatccacaccggcgagcgcccctacacctgtgcccagtgcggcaagggtttcacccagtcctgcagcctgctgatgcaccagcgg tctgaagaagggtcctga